The following coding sequences lie in one Musa acuminata AAA Group cultivar baxijiao chromosome BXJ1-8, Cavendish_Baxijiao_AAA, whole genome shotgun sequence genomic window:
- the LOC135680593 gene encoding probable serine/threonine-protein kinase PBL26 isoform X2, producing MSCFPCFSKKNIPKEDLLPPASGVVKEHEPNGKPESHPTQKTSDEATQKDAGTANIAAQTFTFRELASATKNFRAEFLLGEGGFGRVYKGCFEKSGQIVAIKQLDRNGFQGNKEFVAEVSMLSLLRHENIVTLVGYCADGDQRLLVYEYMPMGCLEGHLLGIPADQKPLSWYTRMRIAYGAAQGLEYLHEKANPPVIYRDLKSSNILLDEEFNAKLSDSGFARVGPMGDKGHVSAMVMGTDGYCAPECARTDQLTMKSDVYSFGVVVLELITGRRVIDASKPTNEQNLVAWAMPMFRDQKRYPELVDPLLQGDYPAKGLSQAVAVAAMCLQEEASVRPLMADVVKALSFLTTAANSLPEDSVLEDEYEQSDESSD from the exons ATGAGCTGCTTCCCTTGTTTCTCCAAGAAAAATATCCCAAAGGAGGACCTACTACCTCCGGCTTCGGGCGTGGTAAAGGAGCATGAGCCAAATGGAAAGCCTG AGTCTCATCCCACACAGAAAACCTCTGATGAAGCAACCCAAAAGGATGCTGGAACTGCAAATATTGCAGCGCAGACATTCACATTCCGTGAGCTTGCTTCGGCTACCAAGAACTTTCGGGCTGAGTTCCTTTTGGGCGAAGGAGGGTTCGGTCGGGTGTACAAGGGTTGCTTTGAGAAGAGTGGGCAG ATCGTAGCCATCAAACAGCTCGACAGGAATGGCTTCCAAGGCAACAAAGAATTTGTAGCTGAAGTATCGATGCTCAGTCTGCTTCGACATGAAAATATAGTCACGCTTGTAGGATACTGTGCTGATGGTGATCAAAGGCTTCTGGTCTATGAATACATGCCCATGGGTTGCTTGGAAGGCCATTTGCTTG GTATCCCAGCTGATCAGAAACCTTTAAGCTGGTATACGAGGATGAGAATAGCTTATGGTGCCGCTCAAGGTCTGGAGTACTTGCATGAGAAGGCCAACCCGCCTGTGATCTACCGAGATCTGAAATCATCCAATATCCTGCTCGATGAAGAGTTCAATGCAAAGCTCTCCGATTCAGGGTTTGCGAGGGTCGGCCCCATGGGGGACAAAGGCCATGTCTCTGCGATGGTGATGGGCACGGATGGATACTGTGCACCAGAATGTGCGAGGACGGATCAGCTCACTATGAAGTCGGATGTGTACAGTTTCGGGGTCGTCGTGCTCGAGTTAATCACCGGGAGGAGAGTCATCGATGCATCTAAGCCAACCAATGAACAGAACCTCGTCGCCTGG GCAATGCCCATGTTCAGAGACCAGAAGAGGTACCCGGAGCTGGTTGATCCGCTGCTGCAAGGGGACTATCCAGCTAAAGGATTGAGCCAAGCAGTCGCCGTCGCCGCAATGTGTCTCCAAGAAGAGGCTTCGGTTCGCCCGTTAATGGCTGATGTCGTCAAGGCGCTGAGCTTTCTTACGACGGCAGCGAACTCATTACCGGAAGATAGTGTGTTAGAAGATGAATATGAGCAGAGTGATGAAAGTAGCGACTGA
- the LOC103993999 gene encoding RING-H2 finger protein ATL66-like — MEAQNAQPFRWHYDMLDDNNFHVHGRGLLLLSFSALLSLALLCLYLWWACRYRRWAAETGSASLPSAAMSPCKAGLDPDTIGSFPVHLHRAPGTGDEASQCSICLSCYMEGDKIKVLPGCDHGFHPECVDEWLRAQANCPLCRASLVRSSVAKEPEAMP, encoded by the coding sequence ATGGAGGCCCAGAATGCTCAGCCCTTCCGCTGGCACTACGACATGCTTGACGACAACAACTTCCACGTCCACGGCcgcggcctcctcctcctctccttctccgcTCTCCTATCCTTGGCCCTCCTCTGCTTGTACCTTTGGTGGGCATGTCGCTACCGCCGGTGGGCGGCTGAAACGGGCTCAGCGAGCCTGCCTTCTGCCGCGATGTCGCCTTGTAAGGCCGGTCTGGACCCAGACACCATCGGCAGCTTCCCGGTGCACCTACACCGAGCGCCAGGGACCGGCGACGAGGCGTCGCAGTGCTCCATATGCCTCAGTTGCTACATGGAAGGGGATAAGATCAAGGTGTTGCCGGGTTGCGACCACGGCTTCCATCCGGAGTGCGTTGATGAATGGTTACGGGCGCAGGCGAACTGCCCGCTCTGCAGGGCTTCGCTCGTCCGGTCATCGGTGGCTAAGGAGCCGGAGGCCAtgccttga
- the LOC135680592 gene encoding fatty acid desaturase DES3-like yields the protein MRLLYSSSPFSGISPLCIWPWSWKAAAAPAPKKMVAITRREEEVTAKSEEDKSDLGRPPPFRIGDVRAAIPSHCWVKDPWRSMSYVLRDVVVIAALAVAAGYLDSWIVWLIYWLAQGTMFWAVFVLGHDCGHGSFSDNVWLNNAVGHLLHSSILVPYHGWRISHRTHHQNHGNVEKDESWLPLTEKTYKQMNPTGRKMRFTLPYHLFAFPVYLLWRSPGKEGSHFLPSSSLFHPNEEHDVIVSTACWSSMMALLLCLSWVYGPVPVFKLYGVPYAIFIMWLDLVTYLHHHGHSEKLPWYRGKEWSYLRGGLTTLDRDYGWINSIHHDIGTHVVHHLFPQIPHYNLVEATQAAKPVLGKYYREPEKSGPLPLHLFGILLRSLRVDHFVSDEGDVVYYQSDPQLYGDWQHKSK from the exons ATGAGGCTCTTATACTCCTCGTCCCCCTTCTCTGGGATATCCCCCCTCTGCATTTGGCCTTGGTCTTGGAAAGCCGCCGCCGCGCCCGCGCCCAAGAAGATGGTGGCCATcacgagaagggaagaagaggttaCGGCGAAAAGCGAGGAGGATAAGTCCGACCTCGGGAGGCCGCCGCCGTTCAGGATCGGCGATGTCCGTGCGGCCATACCCAGCCATTGCTGGGTAAAGGACCCCTGGCGGTCCATGAGCTACGTCCTTCGCGACGTCGTCGTCATCGCCGCGCTCGCCGTCGCGGCCGGCTATCTCGACAGTTGGATCGTCTGGCTCATCTATTGGCTGGCCCAGGGCACCATGTTCTGGGCCGTCTTCGTTCTCGGACATGACTG TGGCCATGGGAGCTTCTCCGACAATGTGTGGCTGAACAATGCGGTGGGTCACTTGCTTCACTCCAGCATTCTGGTGCCATACCATGGATG GAGGATTAGCCATAGGACTCATCACCAGAACCATGGGAATGTCGAAAAGGATGAATCTTGGCTCCCG CTAACTGAGAAGACGTACAAGCAAATGAATCCAACCGGCCGAAAGATGAGGTTTACATTACCTTATCACTTGTTTGCATTCCCTGTCTATCTG TTGTGGAGAAGTCCTGGAAAAGAAGGTTCCCACTTCCTCCCGAGCAGCAGCTTGTTTCATCCAAATGAAGAACACGATGTTATCGTATCAACCGCGTGCTGGTCATCCATGATGGCCTTGCTTCTTTGTCTATCCTGGGTGTATGGTCCTGTTCCAGTGTTCAAACTCTACGGTGTACCCTACGCG ATTTTCATAATGTGGCTAGATTTGGTCACGTACTTGCATCACCATGGTCACAGCGAAAAGCTCCCCTGGTACCGCGGAAAG GAATGGAGCTATCTGCGGGGAGGACTGACCACCCTCGACAGGGACTATGGGTGGATAAACAGCATCCACCACGACATCGGAACTCACGTCGTTCACCATCTCTTTCCTCAAATACCACACTACAATTTGGTAGAGGCG ACGCAGGCTGCTAAACCTGTGCTCGGGAAGTATTACCGAGAACCGGAGAAATCTGGGCCTCTTCCGCTCCACCTCTTCGGCATTCTACTCAGAAGCCTCAGAGTCGATCACTTCGTGAGCGACGAAGGAGATGTCGTCTACTACCAGTCCGACCCTCAGTTGTATGGCGATTGGCAGCACAAATCCAAGTGA
- the LOC135680593 gene encoding probable serine/threonine-protein kinase PBL25 isoform X1, translated as MSCFPCFSKKNIPKEDLLPPASGVVKEHEPNGKPESHPTQKTSDEATQKDAGTANIAAQTFTFRELASATKNFRAEFLLGEGGFGRVYKGCFEKSGQIVAIKQLDRNGFQGNKEFVAEVSMLSLLRHENIVTLVGYCADGDQRLLVYEYMPMGCLEGHLLGTVLESLSVHTFLPPMHARICIQITFPLLSFPVGSGIPADQKPLSWYTRMRIAYGAAQGLEYLHEKANPPVIYRDLKSSNILLDEEFNAKLSDSGFARVGPMGDKGHVSAMVMGTDGYCAPECARTDQLTMKSDVYSFGVVVLELITGRRVIDASKPTNEQNLVAWAMPMFRDQKRYPELVDPLLQGDYPAKGLSQAVAVAAMCLQEEASVRPLMADVVKALSFLTTAANSLPEDSVLEDEYEQSDESSD; from the exons ATGAGCTGCTTCCCTTGTTTCTCCAAGAAAAATATCCCAAAGGAGGACCTACTACCTCCGGCTTCGGGCGTGGTAAAGGAGCATGAGCCAAATGGAAAGCCTG AGTCTCATCCCACACAGAAAACCTCTGATGAAGCAACCCAAAAGGATGCTGGAACTGCAAATATTGCAGCGCAGACATTCACATTCCGTGAGCTTGCTTCGGCTACCAAGAACTTTCGGGCTGAGTTCCTTTTGGGCGAAGGAGGGTTCGGTCGGGTGTACAAGGGTTGCTTTGAGAAGAGTGGGCAG ATCGTAGCCATCAAACAGCTCGACAGGAATGGCTTCCAAGGCAACAAAGAATTTGTAGCTGAAGTATCGATGCTCAGTCTGCTTCGACATGAAAATATAGTCACGCTTGTAGGATACTGTGCTGATGGTGATCAAAGGCTTCTGGTCTATGAATACATGCCCATGGGTTGCTTGGAAGGCCATTTGCTTGGTACTGTCCTTGAGAGTCTCTCTGTTCATACTTTCTTGCCACCCATGCACGCACGCATTTGCATACAAATTACTTTTCCCTTGCTTTCTTTCCCTGTTGGATCAGGTATCCCAGCTGATCAGAAACCTTTAAGCTGGTATACGAGGATGAGAATAGCTTATGGTGCCGCTCAAGGTCTGGAGTACTTGCATGAGAAGGCCAACCCGCCTGTGATCTACCGAGATCTGAAATCATCCAATATCCTGCTCGATGAAGAGTTCAATGCAAAGCTCTCCGATTCAGGGTTTGCGAGGGTCGGCCCCATGGGGGACAAAGGCCATGTCTCTGCGATGGTGATGGGCACGGATGGATACTGTGCACCAGAATGTGCGAGGACGGATCAGCTCACTATGAAGTCGGATGTGTACAGTTTCGGGGTCGTCGTGCTCGAGTTAATCACCGGGAGGAGAGTCATCGATGCATCTAAGCCAACCAATGAACAGAACCTCGTCGCCTGG GCAATGCCCATGTTCAGAGACCAGAAGAGGTACCCGGAGCTGGTTGATCCGCTGCTGCAAGGGGACTATCCAGCTAAAGGATTGAGCCAAGCAGTCGCCGTCGCCGCAATGTGTCTCCAAGAAGAGGCTTCGGTTCGCCCGTTAATGGCTGATGTCGTCAAGGCGCTGAGCTTTCTTACGACGGCAGCGAACTCATTACCGGAAGATAGTGTGTTAGAAGATGAATATGAGCAGAGTGATGAAAGTAGCGACTGA
- the LOC135680591 gene encoding calcium-dependent protein kinase 3-like, producing MGNCCLSPEAVAREDVNTHFPVAHHDHGGSTGKNHHHHNGGGGHSKRMMVLSSDARSVGGIEEKYVLDRELGRGEFGVTYLCMDRDTNELFACKSISKRKLRTAVDVEDVRREVAIMRHLPKSPSIVSLREAREDDGAVHLVMELCEGGELFDRIVARGHYSERAAAVVVRTIVEVVQQCHRHGVIHRDLKPENFLFANKKENSPLKAIDFGLSIFFKPGERFSEIVGSPYYMAPEVLKRNYGPEIDIWSAGVILYILLCGVPPFWAETEQGVAQAILRGIIDFKREPWPCISEGAKKLVRQMLEPDPNLRLTAKQVLEHPWLQNAKKAPNVPLGDVVKSRLKQFSRMNRFKRRALRVIADHLSTEEVEDIKEMFRMMDTDNDGIVSHDELKAGLAKFGSHLVESEVQMLIEAVDTNGKGTLDYGEFVAVSLHLQRMANDEHLRRAFSYFDKDGNGFIEPEELREALAEDGAPDSTDVADDILKEVDSDKDGRISYDEFVAMMKTGTDWRKASRHYSRGRFNSLSVRLMKDGSLNSSKN from the exons ATGGGCAACTGCTGCCTGTCGCCGGAGGCCGTGGCCCGGGAGGATGTCAATACCCACTTCCCCGTAGCCCACCACGACCACGGCGGCTCCACCGGCaagaaccaccaccaccacaacggGGGCGGCGGCCACTCCAAGCGGATGATGGTGCTGAGCAGCGACGCCAGGTCGGTGGGCGGGATCGAGGAGAAGTACGTGCTCGACCGGGAGCTCGGCCGTGGGGAGTTCGGCGTCACCTACCTCTGCATGGACCGCGACACCAACGAGCTCTTCGCGTGCAAGTCGATCTCGAAGCGGAAGCTGCGGACGGCGGTGGACGTGGAGGATGTGCGACGCGAGGTGGCGATAATGCGGCACTTGCCGAAGAGCCCTAGCATCGTGAGCCTGAGGGAGGCGCGCGAGGACGACGGCGCGGTGCATTTGGTGATGGAGCTGTGCGAGGGCGGGGAGCTTTTCGACCGCATTGTGGCCAGGGGTCACTACTCGGAGCGTGCGGCGGCCGTCGTCGTGAGGACCATCGTCGAGGTTGTGCAGCAGTGTCATCGGCATGGGGTAATCCACCGTGACCTCAAGCCAGAGAACTTTTTGTTCGCAAACAAGAAGGAGAACTCGCCGTTGAAGGCGATTGACTTCGGGTTGTCGATATTCTTCAAGCCTG GGGAAAGGTTTTCTGAGATTGTTGGAAGCCCATATTACATGGCTCCTGAAGTACTAAAACGTAATTATGGCCCAGAAATTGATATTTGGAGTGCTGGAGTTATTCTCTACATCCTACTGTGCGGGGTTCCCCCATTTTGGGCTG AAACCGAACAGGGAGTTGCACAAGCCATTCTTCGGGGGATTATAGATTTCAAACGCGAACCATGGCCTTGCATCTCAGAAGGTGCTAAGAAATTGGTCCGGCAGATGTTGGAACCTGACCCCAATCTTCGTTTAACTGCAAAGCAAGTTCTTG AGCATCCTTGGCTTCAGAATGCAAAGAAAGCTCCAAATGTACCCCTTGGTGATGTTGTCAAGTCAAGACTCAAACAGTTTTCAAGGATGAATAGATTCAAAAGGAGAGCTTTGAGG GTTATTGCTGATCACTTGTCTACTGAAGAAGTTGAAGATATTAAAGAGATGTTCAGGATGATGGACACCGATAATGATGGCATTGTTTCTCACGATGAACTTAAAGCTGGGCTTGCTAAGTTTGGTTCACACCTTGTGGAGTCTGAAGTGCAGATGCTAATTGAAGCT GTTGACACCAATGGGAAAGGTACCCTGGATTATGGAGAATTCGTAGCTGTATCTCTTCATTTACAAAGAATGGCGAACGACGAGCATCTCAGAAGGGCCTTCTCCTATTTTGACAAAGATGGGAATGGCTTCATTGAACCCGAGGAGCTTCGTGAGGCCTTAGCCGAAGATGGAGCTCCTGATAGCACGGATGTGGCAGATGATATCTTAAAAGAAGTTGACAGCGACAAG GACGGGCGAATCAGCTATGACGAATTTGTCGCAATGATGAAGACTGGGACAGATTGGAGGAAGGCTTCACGGCACTACTCCAGAGGAAGATTCAACAGTCTGAGTGTCCGACTAATGAAGGATGGGTCCTTAAACTCGAGTAAAAATTGA